One uncultured Carboxylicivirga sp. genomic window, TACTACAGAAAAGCAACGAAGTATATAAGTGGTTAGAGGATGGAGCCTACATTTATGTGTGTGGTGATAAAAACAATATGGCAAAAGACGTAAGAAATGCTTTCCTCGAAATTCTTCAAAATGAAGGTGGATTAGATAAAGAGCAGGCAGAAGAGAAACTATTTGAATTACGAAAGTTGAATCGTTATCAGGAGGATGTTTACTAACCTCATTTACCACACTTAAATAAAAGTCATGACCAAAATTAAAGATATACCCCAACCGCAGCAATGGAAACCATCGGAGGTTGAGCATATAAAGATTAAAAGTAATTTTCTGAGAGGAACATTAGTTGAAAGCCTTGATGATTCTATAACAGGAGCTATTGCTCCGGATGATATCCAACTGATCAAGTTTCATGGTAGTTATCAGCAAACAGATAGAGATCTGGATGATGAACGCAAGCGCCAAAAGCTTGAGCCATTATACAGTTTTATGATCAGGGCGCGTGTGCCGGCAGGTGTTTCAACCTCACAGCAATGGATTGCTTTTGATGAATTATCAGACCAATACGGTAATGGTACATTGAAGTTGACAACACGCCAGGCTTTTCAATTGCACGGTATCATTAAACGAAACCTTCGTCAGACAATGAAAGGTATCAATGATGCCTTGCTCGATAGCATTGCTGCCTGTGGCGATGTGAACCGAAATGTGATGAGTACTTCTAATAAAGGCCTATCGCCTGTTGTTGGTGAACTGGCAGTATTTGCCAAAACTATCAGCGACCATTTATTGCCCAAAACAACTGCTTATCACGAGATATGGTTGAATCAGAAATTAATAGCCGGAGGTGAGCAGGATGAGGAGCCAATTTATGGTAAAACTTATTTGCCACGTAAATTCAAAATTGCTATAGCTGTTCCGCCCTATAACGATACTGATGTTTTTGCCAATGATATAGGACTTATAGCTATTGTTGAAAAGGATGAGTTAATTGGATACAATGTTGCAGTTGGCGGTGGAATGGGTAAAACATACGGACTTACTGAAACCTATCCTCGTTTGGCTGATGTTATTGGTTTTGTAAAGAAGGATAAAGCTCTGCATGTAGTTGAAGAAATCGTTAAGGTGCAACGTGATTTTGGCAATCGTGAAAACCGTAAGCTGGCTCGTCTTAAGTATACAATTGATCGAATTGGAATTGATGCATTTGTCAATGTTTTAGAAGATCGGTTAGGATTTGAACTGGAGGCCTCAAAACCGTATCATTTTGAAAGTAATGGTGATGTTTTTGGATGGAAAAAAGCTGCAGATGGTAAGTGGTTTACAGGTTTGTTTATTGAACATGGCAGAATAAAAGATACTGAAACCTTAAAATTAAAGGAAGGATTACGAAAAGTGGCTGAACTACATGCCTGTGATTTTCGTTTAACTGGAAACCAGGGTTTGGTTTTGGGCAATATAGCAGAAAGCAACAAAGAAAAGATTCAAACCATTCTTGCGGAATACGGGATTGGAGAAGGAGAAAACCTGAGTGGTTTACGAAAGAATGCCATTGCTTGTGTAGCCCTAAATACCTGTACCATGGCTTTTGCTGAGGCTGAGCGTTACTTGCCAAAGCTCATTGATAAACTGGATTTGCTTCTAGAGAAAACCGGGCTAACGAATGATGATATTCTTATTCGAATGACTGGTTGTCCAAATGGATGTGGCCGTCCGTTTTTAGGTGAGATTGGATTGGTTGGACGAGCACCTGGAAGATATAACTTATACCTGGGAGCTGGTTTCTCAGGAAATCGATTGAATACTCTTTACAGAGAGATGGTTGATGAAAATGAAATCTTAAGCTTGTTGGAACCATTGTTCAAACAATATTCTGAGGAGAGATTAAGCGGAGAACGTTTCGGAGATTTTGTTGTTCGAAAAGAGATAATTAGTCCGGCTAATGAGATAAAAGTGGTAAAATAATCCGCAGCTATGAAGGAAAAAAGATACAGGAGCATTGTTAAAACTATCTCATGGCGAATAACCGGAACGATAGATACTTTTCTGGTTTCGTACCTTATTACAGGGAAAGTGGGAATTGCAGCTTCCATAAGTGGTGTAGAGGTTTTTACTAAACTGTTACTTTATTATTTACACGAGCGTGTATGGAACAGAATTAAGCTGGGACGAGAAAAGATGACAGATCCGGAATATCAGATTTAGAAATTATTTAATGTATTGAGATATGAATTTTTTACCGGTTGCAATTGACATAGAAAGAGAGTCCATTTTAATAATTGGAGGAGGAAAAGTGGCTATCCACAAAATAGAATCTCTCGAAAAGTTTACACATAATATTAAAATAATTGCGTTAGATGTTGTTGATGAAATCAGGGAAAGAGGATTTATCGAGATCGTTGAAAAAGCTTATGAACCAACCGATTTAAAAGGTCATCTATTGGTATATGCAGCAACCAATAACCACGAACTGAATAGTCAGATAAGAGCTGATGCTTTAAATTACAGATGTCTGGTAAATGTTGTTGACAAACCTTCCAACTGCGATTTTATCTCACCAGCCATCTATAAGAAAGATCAGATGACCGTAGCTGTCAGTTCAAATGGTGAAAATGTTTATGCAGCTATTAACTGGAGAAATAAAATAAGAGAATTAGGAGAGAATGGAGAACTTCCGGAAGTAAAGTCTAAAGAAGAGTCTCGTTTTTAATTAGTAACCATTAAAACCATTCATATTATGTACGAAGTCATTTTAAAAAGCTATGAGCCGGTTTTGGATAATGTTTTGCCTGAGATTGAATCAGCATTGCCTGCTCAGACAAAACTTCAGTGGAATTTTGCCAATGCAAAAAAACGCTTGGGAACAGAAGAGCTGATGATGTTGTACATGGGAGATGTTGATTTGGTTTTAGTTCAACGGGATAAGATTGATGTGACTTTGCCCGAGGGGGTAAAAATACAGGCTGTATTAAACGGACCTGAGAAAGAGACATTGGTTCTTATTTCGCTAAAAGAATTGCAGTTCGATTTTTGGTCAATTGATCAGCGTCGAAAATATGGTCAGGTTCATATTGTAGGATTTGGTCCGGGTAATCCTGAGCTACTAACCATTAAAGCTCATCGTTTATTACAGGAAGCTGATGTAATATTCTATGATGACCTCATTGACCAGAATTATTTAGATCAGTTTAAGGGTGAAAAACGTTATGTAGGTAAACGTAAAGGTCAGCATAGTGCACGACAGGAAAATATAAACGAACTACTTTATCAGGCTGCGCTTAGCGGAAATAAAGTGGTGCGTATCAAAGGTGGTGATCCGCTTATTTTTGGAAGAGGTGGAGAAGAATATCATTATTTAGATCAACGATTTATTGAAGCTGAAATAGTGCCAGGCATTACTGCTGCATTGGCAGCAGCTGCAGATGGTGTTATTCCACTTACATCAAGAGGATTAAGTACATCGGTGGCATTTGCTTTAGGACATGATGCCTCGCATAATAACCTGCCGCACGCTGATACATTGGTGTTTTATATGGCAGCGTCGCAACAAAAGAAATGGGCGAGGAGGTTGATAAAAGAAGGTTGGCCTGCTAATATTCCAGTGGCAGCTATACGAAATGCGTCTTTACCAGCAAAAGAGATTAAAAGATATACTCTTGATCAGTTGCAGAGTGAAGAAGAACTACTGCCAGCTCCTTGTTTGGTAATTGTTGGGCATACAGCAACTGAGAATGTGAAATCTCTTGGTCAGAAATGGCTGTATACCGGTTCTGATGTAAATGATTATAAGGATGGAGGTATGGTTGTTCATAATCCGATGATCGACATCAAATCAATAGAACCCAATCATTGTGAAGTTGATTTATTAAAAAATCTCAACACATTTGATCGGTTGATTTTTGCGAGTCCTTTTGCTGTTAAGGAGTTTTTTAAAGCTTTATATAGTCTGGGATTGGATGCCAGAGCTTTGCATGGACTTAAAATTTCATCTATCGGTCGGTCAACCTCAGCCAAATTAAAGAAATATGGACTTCGAATTCCTCCGGAGACTTCACAAAATAATATTGCGGCCATGTTAAAGGTTTTTGAGAATGATGAGGTGAGAGGAGAACGGATTTTGCTACCCTGTTCAGTTCAACGATTTGATAAGTTACCCGAGGGTTTAAGATTGCTGGGTAATAAAGTAAAGGAACTTTGTTTATATGAGAATATGATTCCTGAAAATGCAGTAAGGCATAATCTGGATGAATTTACGGGTGTTGTTTTTACCTCTCCAACAACCATTAAGCATTTCTTTGAATTTTATGGTTCTTTTCCTTCTCATTTGGTTCCAATATGCCGTGGTGAAACAGCAGAACATATTTTTAGTCAGTTGTATAAAGAAGCTTTTGTGAGTTAATAATAGTTTGATATTGTGTTTAGAAAAGATCTGTATATGCAGATCTTTTCTTTTTGCTTCAATGTTTATTGCTTTAATTAAATGAATATCGTAAAGTAATGCCATAAGTCCTGGGATCTCTTCTGAACTTGTCCAATCTAAAAAAAAGACCTGCCAATAGTGACAAGTCTTTTCCATGTAGGTTAAAAATATGCGGTCTTATGATCTGCTTAACCAGGCTTTTAGCATCCACATCACTTTCTCCTGTTGACTAATATAGTCCGTTAGTAATGTTAAAGTACCTTCATCTTCAGCTTCCTGAGCAACAGGCAAAATGCCTTTTTCTAATCGAACAAGGGTAGCAAGATTTTCCAAAGTATTTTGCATGCATTCTACTCCGTTGGATACGTTCTTTTGTTCTGCAATTTCACTGTTGATGATGTAATCATTAAAAGTGTGAAGCGGAGTTCCTCCTAAAGTTAATATTCGCTCTGCAATCTCATCTATCTTAAGTACAGCATCATCGTACAATTCTTCAAATTTTGTATGAAGTTCAAAGAATTTTTCTCCTTTTACATTCCAGTGAAAACCTCTCAGATTCTGATAGTATAACTGGTAGTTTGCCAAAAGTCCGTTTAATTTATTTGTTAGATCTATGCTTTGTTCAGTTTTCATTCCAAGTAGTTCATTCATTGTTTTCATGATATTGTGTTTTAATTGTTTATATATCTTGTTTCATTTTGTATTACAAATGTATCAAGTTATATATCATCAATCAAATAGATAATTTTTATATTTGCATCGATGATATTTATATAAATTGAAATTCAAATGCTTGGACTTAATCTTCAACAGATAGAATATTTAGTAGCTGTAGATAATTACAAACAATTTACGGTTGCAGCTGAAAAATGCTTTGTTACACAGCCTACTTTAAGTATGCAGATTAAGAAGGCGGAAGAACAATTGGGAATTGTAATATTCGACCGATCGAAACAACCCATCGTTACAACGCTCTTGGGTAAGAAGATTGTAGATCAGGCTCGTAAGATCTTAAGTGAATACAACCGGATGGAGGAAATTGTTCGTGAAGAGTCGGGCAGGATAGAGGGTGATCTTACAGTTGGCATCATTCCTTCACTGGCTCCATACCTGTTGCCCCGATTTGTGGGGGCCTTTAAACGTGATAATCCATTAGTAACTGTTTCGTTTAAAGAAATGGTAACTGAGAGGTGTGTTGAAGAACTTGAACATGATTTACTGGATGCGGCTATTCTGGTAACGCCATTACACGAACATGGTATTGTTGAACAGCCTCTTTTTTATGAGGATATATTGATTTATGCCCATCCTGATCATGCCTTATATAGCAAAGGGCATTTAAAAACTGAGATGCTCGATTCGGATGGTTTATGGTTAATGGATGAAGGACATTGCTTTCGC contains:
- a CDS encoding bifunctional precorrin-2 dehydrogenase/sirohydrochlorin ferrochelatase — protein: MNFLPVAIDIERESILIIGGGKVAIHKIESLEKFTHNIKIIALDVVDEIRERGFIEIVEKAYEPTDLKGHLLVYAATNNHELNSQIRADALNYRCLVNVVDKPSNCDFISPAIYKKDQMTVAVSSNGENVYAAINWRNKIRELGENGELPEVKSKEESRF
- a CDS encoding DUF2061 domain-containing protein yields the protein MKEKRYRSIVKTISWRITGTIDTFLVSYLITGKVGIAASISGVEVFTKLLLYYLHERVWNRIKLGREKMTDPEYQI
- a CDS encoding NADPH-dependent assimilatory sulfite reductase hemoprotein subunit → MTKIKDIPQPQQWKPSEVEHIKIKSNFLRGTLVESLDDSITGAIAPDDIQLIKFHGSYQQTDRDLDDERKRQKLEPLYSFMIRARVPAGVSTSQQWIAFDELSDQYGNGTLKLTTRQAFQLHGIIKRNLRQTMKGINDALLDSIAACGDVNRNVMSTSNKGLSPVVGELAVFAKTISDHLLPKTTAYHEIWLNQKLIAGGEQDEEPIYGKTYLPRKFKIAIAVPPYNDTDVFANDIGLIAIVEKDELIGYNVAVGGGMGKTYGLTETYPRLADVIGFVKKDKALHVVEEIVKVQRDFGNRENRKLARLKYTIDRIGIDAFVNVLEDRLGFELEASKPYHFESNGDVFGWKKAADGKWFTGLFIEHGRIKDTETLKLKEGLRKVAELHACDFRLTGNQGLVLGNIAESNKEKIQTILAEYGIGEGENLSGLRKNAIACVALNTCTMAFAEAERYLPKLIDKLDLLLEKTGLTNDDILIRMTGCPNGCGRPFLGEIGLVGRAPGRYNLYLGAGFSGNRLNTLYREMVDENEILSLLEPLFKQYSEERLSGERFGDFVVRKEIISPANEIKVVK
- a CDS encoding Dps family protein, which produces MKTMNELLGMKTEQSIDLTNKLNGLLANYQLYYQNLRGFHWNVKGEKFFELHTKFEELYDDAVLKIDEIAERILTLGGTPLHTFNDYIINSEIAEQKNVSNGVECMQNTLENLATLVRLEKGILPVAQEAEDEGTLTLLTDYISQQEKVMWMLKAWLSRS
- the cobA gene encoding uroporphyrinogen-III C-methyltransferase → MYEVILKSYEPVLDNVLPEIESALPAQTKLQWNFANAKKRLGTEELMMLYMGDVDLVLVQRDKIDVTLPEGVKIQAVLNGPEKETLVLISLKELQFDFWSIDQRRKYGQVHIVGFGPGNPELLTIKAHRLLQEADVIFYDDLIDQNYLDQFKGEKRYVGKRKGQHSARQENINELLYQAALSGNKVVRIKGGDPLIFGRGGEEYHYLDQRFIEAEIVPGITAALAAAADGVIPLTSRGLSTSVAFALGHDASHNNLPHADTLVFYMAASQQKKWARRLIKEGWPANIPVAAIRNASLPAKEIKRYTLDQLQSEEELLPAPCLVIVGHTATENVKSLGQKWLYTGSDVNDYKDGGMVVHNPMIDIKSIEPNHCEVDLLKNLNTFDRLIFASPFAVKEFFKALYSLGLDARALHGLKISSIGRSTSAKLKKYGLRIPPETSQNNIAAMLKVFENDEVRGERILLPCSVQRFDKLPEGLRLLGNKVKELCLYENMIPENAVRHNLDEFTGVVFTSPTTIKHFFEFYGSFPSHLVPICRGETAEHIFSQLYKEAFVS
- a CDS encoding LysR substrate-binding domain-containing protein codes for the protein MLGLNLQQIEYLVAVDNYKQFTVAAEKCFVTQPTLSMQIKKAEEQLGIVIFDRSKQPIVTTLLGKKIVDQARKILSEYNRMEEIVREESGRIEGDLTVGIIPSLAPYLLPRFVGAFKRDNPLVTVSFKEMVTERCVEELEHDLLDAAILVTPLHEHGIVEQPLFYEDILIYAHPDHALYSKGHLKTEMLDSDGLWLMDEGHCFRSQVLNLCEVKDEMRKDMPVNFESGSLDTIRKLVDAEGGYTLLPGLAAEELPFEMHRNIKEFELPVPVREVSLVYSRSFYKKILLERLIESVKQQVPEEMLDKSRGLVVEWR